A window of Ictidomys tridecemlineatus isolate mIctTri1 chromosome 1, mIctTri1.hap1, whole genome shotgun sequence contains these coding sequences:
- the Wdr70 gene encoding WD repeat-containing protein 70 isoform X3 — MERSGPSEVTGSDASGPDPELAVTMGFTGFGKKARTFDLEAMFEQTRRTAVERSRKTLAEPVFGRLGQRWLSELFTPLTVDPDSIEN; from the exons ATGGAGCGCTCGGGGCCCAGCGAAG TGACAGGCTCAGACGCGTCGGGACCCGACCCAGAGCTGGCAGTTACCATGGGCTTCACGGGGTTCG GAAAAAAAGCTCGCACATTTGACTTGGAAGCTATGTTTGAGCAAACTCGAAGAACAGCTGTGGAAAGAAGTCGGAAGACACTGG CGGAACCAGTATTTGGAAGGCTGGGCCAGAGGTGGCTCTCAGAGCTGTTTACACCACTGACTGTTGACCCAGACAGTATAGAAAATTGA